One part of the Neoarius graeffei isolate fNeoGra1 chromosome 2, fNeoGra1.pri, whole genome shotgun sequence genome encodes these proteins:
- the casp8ap2 gene encoding CASP8-associated protein 2, whose protein sequence is METSAIDELYGDLGVGQCDSVVNCDEDSVDIYSGLEDSPKKKKDNGKDSTFLSPDRVKESLDLYEELITEEQEEKDATYKELKCKYVAAQNQVQDLSAKLQQMQTKNSSLHKENTLLKKNICSLIKTAKMEIVRKDEEISRLSKRCSCRLIRGSFHPSVKDLGQDACNRSLTSLNSSAGPVRESQDLKGLAGVSQGRPLNQSGDSSSVDATQSSFAVLQRCTKSSLENALTQPNKDCHGFNLLLNANAQGNRTSCRRERESTNSENSTRQNFCNETDRRKGEKQSGKESTSKEKDISERSQTAMDRKQRESVKSSCGSGNGRQQHDDPVTARRSGRSKSPSCYPQHASSSPPDSSRSHVDTQSRKDEFRNKQGQERQSRHTEVSGSRSEKSSSDKLHQKTENRGTREHHRKEERRQDGMSSSERRRTRSDGIKEYEHRRTQSEERYRPDEKHNSRGERRSSRSETSKEHERWSARDSGTTRGVGNKVDKIPVNDGKERSRTDVRENRRHASPGKPHHGAQNLRKDQDDKRRTSGRTEESSRSKASSSHDNSRGDPAISSERHGVKERDDKEKRIGTPDQGSKDALDNARIPKISEDGNVQADSLANARRKSPPVTVTNSCDSSAMHEESSPKRKLTFMEILNLTVSPNKRQNNSEQAKEPILPPPEDTLVSISPEDKSSLDVGEEFCVIDDALDDSMAPLTATTTHPCDDEPPASLEGKGKELELPKSLDGDLSETRPMDGTDSEMQECESVTKGDDSDVRPTSISQKSVADKTAVPEVSLLPESAKPVDSSSVPLTDVGCREQDSQASVKNAKDERRIGTKNSKEEGQTHDKPEASVQNETSQQEVVTSVKATTTAKACSNTDPFVSLEVVSSTVNVENNHQRKETAAVSDTEMTQGLENPDPCPGPRVGPSTEAININTTAQEEEIPLEQASSSEPDSTENGMDISRPSRSVLVPHDEDSMMLTLSNIKVIPEPISPLTSPVRQIKKSQQQRLGKEQHVKSLSKDFSTSATVADKDAVKMDMNKENKRPHSLVKPTVQKDQQEALSSTATEESLEEGEIISESDGEGTLVIQSPPNEKRSSLRNQPSPRSPRLHKQSQTRPAVTPSCPEQEKNTTSKDSPSSNKRRFKTVTVPPKAKVSTTAEFMNMLLFIRSELRRKYMKLHKNVTKPAFCCIVEMSQASFTEFIDSINFDKFCSQGNEIKPRLNKIIASIMSKVSNNGIVNRIFEQRAEDLKQKLWNFVDGQFDFLFKELKAALKGAPDLSKNKPSLESKQSNPRAKEDLNVDVCKLQSKEPLSTTENRPHKKSKGEVESKGQNVQEKITCSDSLPCRTRGLGSSGKNIKATMEEGDKLPEVPKPHQSDQLQAVSSSEKSVQESVPAHENKTPNYTCRPSHSGSIQEKADFEILTEQQTSSLTFNLVTDSQMGDIFRCLLQGSDLLETGDNQNWPLNTPRKEGQAGENLIGVMTPSKMITPSKLITTWTPVSPYKFQMSLNPAVLDENCMMEVPSNALSNQSTPAVATASSQQPFSILAEDLAVSLTIPSPLKSDSHLSFLHPSSRQPLSTPSNVISAHYSEDALLDGEDATEQDIHLSLETDNSSSPSNTSGNWEATNPAVFQIKPNMPMQAEVMERSNDHFIVRIRHTSPEVQEEPKQEEHKETLPAAEVLSSHTLDRSPSLASRCQATSNEGSEVGTSSKSISNGVLSGGSTVSLPKTIKNLINHINGGADATGVTAATESEHEVKNAHSRVSRKRKKHRSGSKAKRSRRDTSEGKQEKQRHKKRSKSSKDNKEKTPSKKIKVPSPQLSPSSLSAKNVIRKKGEVVVTWTREEDRDILVALKTKGASSQTFVALSSKLRKSPTQIEERFSQLMKLFKKKEKMES, encoded by the exons ATTCTGTCGTGAATTGTGATGAAGACTCTGTGGATATATACTCAGGACTTGAGGACAGCCCCAAGAAAAAGAAAGACAATG GCAAAGACAGCACTTTTCTTTCACCGGATAGAGTGAAAGAATCGTTGGATTTGTACGAGGAACTCATTACCGAAGAGCAAGAGGAGAAAGACGCAACCTATAAAGAG TTGAAATGTAAATATGTTGCGGCGCAAAACCAAGTGCAGGATTTGTCTGCAAAGTTGCAGCAGATGCAAACGAAG AACTCAAGTTTACACAAAGAGAACACTCTGCTGAAGAAAAACATATGTTCACTTATCAAAACCGCTAAAATGGAGATTGTTCGGAAGGATGAGGAGATAAGCAGATTAAGCAAAAG ATGTTCCTGCAGATTAATTCGAGGTAGTTTCCATCCATCTGTGAAAGATCTAGGCCAAGATGCCTGCAACAGGAGCTTGACAAGTTTGAACAGCTCTGCTGGTCCTGTAAGGGAGTCTCAGGATCTTAAAGGATTAGCAGGGGTGTCACAGGGTAGACCGTTAAATCAGTCTGGTGATTCATCCTCTGTAGATGCCACACAATCATCGTTTGCGGTGCTCCAAAGATGCACCAAGAGCAGCCTTGAGAATGCTTTAACTCAGCCAAACAAGGACTGTCACGGTTTTAATTTGCTGCTCAACGCCAATGCCCAGGGTAACAGAACATCTTGTAGAAGGGAAAGGGAAAGCACGAACTCTGAGAATAGCACCAGACAGAACTTTTGCAATGAAACAGACCGCAGGAAAGGAGAGAAGCAATCTGGGAAAGAGAGTACCTCAAAAGAGAAGGACATATCAGAAAGATCTCAAACCGCAATGGATAGAAAGCAAAGGGAATCTGTCAAAAGCAGTTGTGGATCAGGCAATGGCCGTCAACAGCATGACGATCCTGTAACAGCCAGGAGATCTGGCCGCTCAAAGAGTCCTTCCTGTTATCCACAGCATGCCTCGTCATCTCCACCCGATTCCTCCCGATCGCACGTGGACACCCAGAGCAGGAAAGACGAATTCCGGAATAAGCAAGGACAGGAAAGACAAAGCAGACATACAGAAGTGTCTGGCAGTAGAAGTGAGAAGAGCAGTTCGGACAAGTTGCACCAAAAGACAGAGAACAGAGGAACAAGGGAGCATCACAGAAAAGAGGAGAGGAGGCAAGACGGTATGAGTAGCTCGGAAAGGAGACGCACCAGAAGTGACGGAATCAAGGAGTATGAGCATAGGAGGACTCAAAGTGAAGAAAGATATAGACCAGATGAAAAGCATAACAGTCGAGGAGAAAGAAGAAGCTCCAGGTCTGAAACTAGCAAAGAACACGAGCGATGGAGTGCCAGAGATTCAGGTACCACGAGGGGGGTGGGGAATAAAGTTGACAAAATACCTGTCAACGATGGAAAGGAACGAAGCCGCACTGACGTACGTGAAAATAGACGGCATGCGTCGCCTGGTAAACCTCATCATGGTGCTCAAAATCTCAGAAAAGATCAAGATGACAAAAGGAGAACGTCTGGCAGAACTGAAGAATCATCCCGGAGCAAAGCATCAAGCAGTCATGATAATTCGAGAGGTGACCCCGCTATAAGTTCTGAAAGACATGGTGTCAAAGAGAGGGATGATAAAGAAAAACGAATTGGTACTCCAGACCAAGGATCAAAGGACGCTCTGGATAATGCAAGGATACCCAAAATAAGTGAGGATGGGAACGTTCAAGCAGACAGCCTCGCGAATGCAAGAAGAAAATCTCCTCCAGTAACGGTAACCAACAGCTGTGATAGTTCTGCCATGCATGAAGAGAGTagtccaaaaagaaaattgaccTTTATGGAAATTCTGAACCTGACTGTCTCGCCAAATAAAAGGCAAAACAACTCGGAACAAGCAAAAGAACCAATTCTGCCACCTCCCGAGGACACCCTTGTAAGCATCTCGCCTGAGGACAAAAGTTCGTTGGATGTTGGAGAAGAGTTCTGTGTCATTGATGATGCTTTGGATGACTCCATGGCACCCCTTACCGCTACAACCACACATCCCTGTGATGATGAACCACCGGCTAGCCTGGAAGGAAAGGGAAAGGAACTTGAATTACCCAAAAGTCTTGATGGTGACCTGAGTGAAACTCGGCCAATGGATGGTACAGATTCAGAGATGCAGGAATGCGAATCTGTTACAAAAGGAGATGATTCAGATGTACGTCCTACGAGTATTTCTCAGAAAAGTGTGGCAGATAAGACTGCTGTTCCTGAAGTTTCTTTACTCCCTGAAAGCGCTAAACCAGTTGACAGTTCCTCTGTTCCTTTAACTGATGTTGGCTGCAGAGAACAGGATTCTCAGGCTTCTGTGAAGAACGCCAAGGACGAGAGAAGGATCGGTACTAAGAATTCTAAAGAAGAGGGCCAAACGCATGACAAACCAGAAGCATCGGTTCAaaatgaaacatctcagcaggaaGTCGTCACCTCTGTCAAGGCAACTACTACAGCCAAGGCTTGTTCAAATACGGACCCCTTTGTGTCTCTGGAAGTTGTTTCGAGCACTGTCAATGTGGAAAATAATCACCAAAGAAAAGAAACAGCAGCTGTTTCAGACACAGAAATGACACAAGGCCTTGAGAATCCGGATCCTTGTCCAGGTCCACGAGTAGGGCCGAGCACTGAGGCGATTAACATCAACACCACAGCCCAAGAGGAGGAAATACCGCTTGAACAAGCGAGCTCCTCTGAGCCTGACTCCACAGAGAACGGGATGGACATCTCCAGGCCTTCCCGGTCTGTCTTGGTGCCTCATGATGAAGATTCCATGATGCTGACCCTGAGCAACATTAAAGTAATTCCAGAACCCATCAGTCCTCTTACGAGTCCAGTACGGCAGATAAAGAAATCCCAGCAGCAGCGCTTGGGAAAGGAGCAACATGTCAAAAGTCTCAGCAAAG aTTTCTCTACCTCAGCAACCGTGGCAGATAAGGATGCAGTCAAGATGGACATGAACAAAGAAAACAAGAGACCCCATTCCTTAGTCAAGCCTACTGTGCAAAAAGACCAGCAAGAAGCTCTTTCCTCTACCGCTACTGAAGAAAGCTTGGAAGAAGGGGAAATTATCAGTGAGAGTGATGGGGAGGGTACTCTGGTCATTCAGAGTCCTCCAAATGAAAAAAGATCAAGTTTAAGAAATCAGCCTAGTCCCAGATCACCAAGGTTACACAAACAATCTCAAACgcgacctgctgttactcccagctGCCCAGAACAAGAGAAAAACACGACATCTAAAGACAGTCCTTCTTCAAATAAGAGGCGTTTCAAAACAGTTACTGTTCCACCCAAGGCGAAAGTTTCAACCACTGCTGAATTTATGAACATGTTGTTATTTATACGGTCAGAGCTGAGACGAAAGTACATGAAACTTCATAAAAATGTCACCAAGCCAGCTTTTTGCTGTATCGTTGAAATGTCTCAGGCCTCTTTCACAGAATTCATTGACAGCATTAACTTTGACAAATTTTGCAGTCAAGGAAATGAAATCAAACCTCGGCTCAATAAGATCATTGCTTCTATCATGAGCAAGGTCTCTAACAATGGCATTGTGAACCGGATCTTTGAGCAACGAGCCGAAGACCTCAAGCAGAAGTTGTGGAACTTTGTCGATGGCCAGTTTGATTTCCTGTTTAAGGAACTAAAAGCAGCACTGAAAGGTGCTCCAGATCTTTCCAAGAATAAACCATCTTTAGAAAGTAAGCAGTCAAATCCCAGGGCAAAAGAGGATTTGAATGTGGACGTGTGCAAGCTACAATCAAAAGAACCTTTGAGTACAACCGAAAACAGACCACATAAAAAATCTAAGGGTGAAGTAGAAAGCAAGGGCCAAAATGTCCAGGAGAAGATCACTTGTTCAGATAGTTTGCCATGTAGAACTAGAGGCCTTGGCAGTAGTGGTAAAAACATAAAGGCAACCATGGAGGAAGGGGACAAGCTACCAGAGGTACCCAAACCTCACCAGTCTGATCAGCTACAAGCGGTTTCGTCCTCTGAGAAATCTGTCCAAGAAAGTGTCCCTGCACACGAGAACAAAACCCCCAACTATACCTGCCGTCCTTCTCACAGTGGCTCGATACAAGAGAAGGCAGACTTTGAAATTCTGACCGAGCAGCAAACATCAAGTTTGACCTTTAATTTGGTAACTGATTCCCAAATGGGAGATATATTCAGATGTCTCTTGCAAGGGTCCGATTTGCTAGAGACTGGTGATAATCAAAACTGGCCACTCAACACTCCACGGAAAGAAGGTCAAGCTGGAGAGAATCTCATTGGGGTCATGACACCCAGCAAGATGATCACGCCATCGAAGCTCATCACGACATGGACGCCCGTTTCACCTTACAAGTTTCAAATGTCATTAAACCCAGCAGTCCTTGACGAAAACTGCATGATGGAAGTCCCGTCTAATGCTCTTTCTAACCAGTCTACCCCTGCTGTAGCCACAGCGAGTTCCCAACAGCCTTTCTCTATTTTGGCTGAAGATTTGGCCGTATCGCTTACCATTCCTTCACCCTTAAAGTCAGATAGTCACTTGAGCTTTTTGCACCCATCTAGCAGACAGCCATTGTCCACACCAAGCAACGTCATCAGCGCCCACTATAGCGAGGATGCGCTTCTTGACGGAGAAGATGCCACTGAGCAAGATATACACTTGTCTCTTGAAACGGACAACTCCAGCAGTCCGTCAAATACCAGTGGAAATTGGGAGGCTACAAATCCAGCAGTGTTCCAGATCAAACCAAACATGCCTATGCAGGCAGAGGTGATGGAGAGGTCCAATGATCACTTTATAGTCCGGATCAGACATACATCTCCTGAGGTACAAGAGGAACCCAAACAGGAGGAGCACAAAGAAACGCTGCCAGCTGCAGAGGTCTTGTCTTCACATACGTTGGATCGGAGTCCATCCTTGGCAAGTCGGTGTCAGGCCACCTCAAATGAAGGAAGTGAAGTTGGAACATCGAGCAAGAGCATCTCAAATGGTGTCCTTTCAGGAGGCAGTACAGTCAGCTTGCCCAAAACCATTAAGAACCTGATCAACCACATTAATGGTGGTGCTGATGCCACTGGAGTCACTGCTGCCACGGAATCTGAGCATGAGGTGAAGAATGCACATTCCAGGGTGTCCAGGAAGCGTAAGAAGCATCGTTCAGGGTCAAAAGCCAAACGTTCTCGAAGAGACACATCAGAAGGCAAACAAGAAAAGCAAAGGCACAAAAAGAGGTCAAAATCATCTAAGGATAACAAAGAGAAGACTCCTTCAAAGAAGATCAAGGTACCATCTCCTCAATTATCTCCCAGCAGTCTCTCTGCCAAGAACGTCATCAGGAAAAAAGGAGAAGTGGTGGTGACCTGGACCAG GGAGGAAGACCGAGATATTCTTGTTGCACTGAAAACGAAAGGCGCTTCTTCCCAAACATTTGTTGCTCTGTCATCCAAGTTAAGAAAGTCGCCAACACAG ATTGAAGAACGGTTCAGCCAGCTCATGAAACTCTTTAAGAAGAAAGAGAAAATGGAGAGCTGA
- the gja10b gene encoding gap junction protein alpha 10 b yields MGDWNFLGSILEEVHIHSTIVGKIWLTILFIFRMLVLGVAAEDVWDDEQSEFVCNTEQPGCKNVCYDQAFPISLIRYWVLQIIFVSSPSLVYMGHALYRLRALEKERHKKKAQLKSELEGIEGILDEHKRIEKELRKLEEQKRVRKAPLRGSLLRTYVFHILTRSVVEVGFILGQYALYGIGLDPLYKCERDPCPNIVDCFVSRPTEKNIFMIFMLGIAGVSLFLNIFEIFHLGVKKIKQSIYGNVHAGDDESLCRSKKNSMVQQACVLADCLPQKFAHMTQTSYAIVRDGQMEALKPHMPTPEAPTSDAPGSEQPKQARVPSQPEIQAIRQPGATDRPSTMDNRGHSSSSDDSGPKVSGPLKGVAQLPRASLRASNLEIPASLQNSARKQSRVSACKDLSEESDSPEHYPTGRKASFMSRGLSESRLAIPLESPMSKSGSESEAKQLAQSESPAMTPPPAGGRRMSMSMILELSSIMKK; encoded by the exons ATGGGTGATTGGAACTTTTTGGGAAGCATCTTGGAGGAAGTTCACATCCATTCCACCATTGTGGGCAAAATCTGGCTGACCATCCTCTTTATCTTTCGCATGCTGGTCCTTGGAGTTGCTGCCGAGGATGTGTGGGATGATGAGCAAAGTGAGTTCGTGTGCAACACGGAGCAGCCCGGATGCAAGAATGTCTGCTACGACCAAGCTTTTCCAATTTCTCTCATCAGGTATTGGGTCCTGCAGATCATCTTTGTATCCTCACCTTCTCTGGTGTACATGGGTCATGCGCTGTACCGGCTGCGTGCTCTGGAGAAGGAGAGGCACAAGAAGAAAGCTCAGCTCAAAAGTGAGCTGGAGGGGATTGAGGGCATCTTGGACGAACACAAAAGGATTGAGAAGGAGCTGAGGAAGCTAGAAGAACAGAAGAGAGTCAGGAAGGCCCCTCTGAGAGGTTCCCTACTGCGTACATACGTGTTTCATATTTTAACCAGGTCAGTGGTGGAAGTGGGCTTTATACTGGGTCAGTATGCCCTTTACGGTATTGGACTGGACCCACTGTACAAGTGCGAGAGAGACCCTTGCCCCAACATTGTGGACTGTTTCGTGTCCAGGCCAACAGAGAAAAATATTTTCATGATCTTCATGCTGGGCATTGCTGGGGTTTCCCTCTTCTTAAACATCTTTGAGATCTTTCACCTGGGAGTGAAAAAGATCAAGCAGAGCATATATGGCAATGTGCATGCTGGAGATGATGAGAGTCTTTGCAGGTCAAAGAAAAACTCCATGGTTCAGCAAGCATGTGTCCTTGCAGACTGCTTGCCACAGAAATTTGCACACATGACCCAAACATCCTATGCCATAGTGAGGGATGGGCAGATGGAAGCTTTGAAACCCCACATGCCCACCCCTGAGGCACCAACCAGTGATGCTCCTGGATCTGAGCAGCCCAAGCAGGCACGTGTCCCGAGTCAACCTGAGATCCAGGCCATCCGTCAGCCAGGGGCCACGGATCGGCCTTCCACGATGGACAACCGTGGCCACTCGTCCAGCAGCGACGACTCCGGACCCAAGGTATCCGGCCCTCTGAAGGGTGTTGCTCAGCTACCTCGAGCGTCCCTCAGAGCCAGCAACCTTGAGATCCCAGCATCCCTTCAGAACTCTGCACGCAAGCAAAGTCGGGTGAGTGCATGCAAGGACCTGAGTGAGGAGAGTGATTCGCCAGAACACTACCCTACAGGTAGGAAAGCTAGCTTCATGTCCCGAGGGCTTTCTGAGAGCAGACTGGCCATTCCACTAGAAAGTCCAATGTCCAAAAGTGGCTCAGAGTCAGAGGCCAAGCAACTGGCTCAGAGTGAAAGCCCTGCCATGACCCCTCCGCCTGCCGGTGGGCGCCGCATGTCAATG AGCATGATCCTGGAGCTGTCTTCAATCATGAAAAAGTGA